One part of the Paramormyrops kingsleyae isolate MSU_618 chromosome 2, PKINGS_0.4, whole genome shotgun sequence genome encodes these proteins:
- the cdc45 gene encoding cell division control protein 45 homolog produces the protein MFLTDIRKEFYDVVVNQRVALFVSSDVDALCACKILQALFHCDHVQYTLVPVTGWQDLGTAFLEHKEQFRYFVLINCGANVDLLETLQPEEDTIFFICDTHRPVDVVNVYNDTQIKLLIKQDDDLGIPAYDDIFRDEEEDAEDSGNESDSNSEPSGKRTRFDEGAVERRIERQRAKREWEARRREILFDYEQYEYHGTSSAMVIFELSWVMTKDTKDMLWWAIIGLADQWVHDKITHMKYVTDIATLQRHVSRHSHHNEDEENSLSIDCMRICFEYDLRLSLYQHWSLYESICNSCYTTSSFKLWSMHGQKKLQEFLADMGLPLKQVRQKFNSMDISIKENLRDVIEESSNKYGMKDIRIQTFSVHFGFKNKFLAGDVVHAAAALLENVEKEENPSDNFIRALDSLSRSKLDQLHCGIELAKKKLIAIQQTVASCICTNLILSQGPFLYCCLMEGTPDVKLFSKTLALTLLCKYLLKSFVRSTRNKRCKLLPLIMTAPMDVEKGTVIVLGIPPESETSDKKNFFGRAFEKAAESTGSRTLHDNFDTFVIELKTEDRSKFLDALITLLS, from the exons ATGTTTCTTACGGACATCCGCAAAGAGTTTTACGATGTTGTTGTGAACCAG AGAGTCGCTCTCTTTGTGTCTTCCGACGTTGACGCATTATGTGCTTGCAAAATATTGCAA GCCCTGTTTCACTGCGACCACGTTCAGTATACCCTGGTGCCAGTTACCGGCTGGCAGGACTTGGGAACGGCCTTCCTTGAACACAAGGAGCAG TTCCGATATTTTGTATTGATAAATTGCGGGGCCAACGTGGACCTCTTGGAGACTCTACAACCAGAGGAAGATACGATCTTCTTCATCTGCGACACGCACAGACCCGTGGATGTGGTTAACGTCTATAACGATACTCAG ATCAAACTGCTCATCAAGCAGGACGATGACCTTGGGATCCCTGCATATGATGACATCTTCCgtgatgaggaggaggatgcTGAGGACTCTGGTAATGAGAGTGACAGCAACTCTGAGCCCTCGGGGAAACGGACACGTTTCGATGAG GGAGCTGTGGAGAGGAGAATTGAGCGCCAAAGGGCAAAGAGGGAGTGGGAAGCACGCAG GAGGGAAATTCTGTTTGATTACGAACAGTATGAGTACCATGGAACTTCG tcTGCAATGGTTATATTTGAGCTGTCATGGGTCATGACTAAGGACACAAAGGACATGCTGTG GTGGGCCATCATTGGATTGGCAGATCAGTGGGTCCATGATAAAATCACCCA TATGAAGTATGTGACAGATATTGCCACACTACAGCGTCACGTCTCTAGACACAGCCACCACAATGAAGATGAGGAGAATTCTTTATCTATCGATTGCATGCGGATCTGCTTCGAATATGA TCTGCGGCTGTCCCTCTATCAGCACTGGTCTCTCTATGAGAGCATCTGCAACTCCTGTTACACTACTTCCAGTTTCAAGCTGTGGTCCATGCATGGGCAGAAAAAACTTCAGGAGTTCCTTGCTGATATGGG TCTTCCTCTAAAGCAAGTGAGACAGAAATTCAATTCAATGGATATCTCCATCAAAGAGAACCTGAGGGATGTCATAGAAGAATCTTCTAATAAATATGG CATGAAGGACATCCGCATTCAGACATTTAGTGTCCACTTCGGCTTCAAGAACAAATTCTTGGCAGGTGATGTGGTGCATGCAGCTGCCGCCCTGCTTGAAAATGTGGAGAAGGAAGAGAACCCCAGTGATAACTTCATCCGGGCGCTTGACAGCCTTTCCAG GAGCAAGTTGGACCAGCTGCACTGTGGTATTGAGCTGGCCAAGAAGAAGCTCATAGCCATTCAGCAGACAGTGGCCAGCTGCATTTGCACCAACCTCATTCTGTCTCAGGGCCCCTTTCTCTACTGCTGCCTCATGGAG GGAACCCCTGATGTAAAGCTGTTCTCCAAGACTCTGGCCCTAACACTGCTTTGCAAGTACCTGCTAAAATCCTTTGTTCGTTCA ACCAGGAACAAGCGCTGCAAGCTGCTCCCGCTCATCATGACGGCCCCAATGGATGTGGAGAAGGGCACGGTTATTGTACTGGGAATCCCACCAGAGTCTGAGACATCCGACAAAAAGAA TTTCTTTGGGAGGGCTTTTGAGAAGGCTGCAGAGAGCACTGGCTCCAGAACACTGCATGACAACTTTGACACATTCG TTATCGAGCTGAAGACTGAGGACAGAAGCAAGTTTCTGGATGCACTCATTACCTTGCTGTCATGA
- the ufd1l gene encoding ubiquitin recognition factor in ER-associated degradation protein 1 has product MFSFNMFDHPIPRAFQNRFSTQYRCYSVSMLAGPNDRSDVEKGGKIIMPPSALDQLSRLNITYPMLFKLTNKNSDRMTHCGVLEFVADEGICYLPHWMMQNLLLEEGGLVQVESVNLMVATYSKFQPQSPDFLDITNPKAVLENALRNFACLTTGDVIAINYNEKIYELRVMETKPDKAVSIIECDMNVDFDAPLGYKEPERRLQHTEEPAEEVGDPSSYADMDMGFRAFSGSGNRLDGKKKGIEPSPAPIDPSDIKRGIPNYDYKVGRITFIRNSRPQPKKVDEDDTMSRFIAFSGEGQSLRKKGRKP; this is encoded by the exons ATG TTTTCTTTTAATATGTTCGACCACCCGATCCCACGGGCTTTCCAAAACCGCTTCTCCACGCAATACCGCTGTTACTCTGTGTCCATGCTGGCTGGGCCCAACGACCGATCTGATGTCGAAAAAGGAGGCAAAA TTATAATGCCTCCTTCTGCCCTGGACCAACTTA GTCGTCTTAACATCACATATCCAATGTTGTTCAAACTGACAAATAAGAATTCTGATCGCATGACACACTGTGGGGTGTTGGAGTTTGTTGCCGATGAAGGAATTTGCTATCTACCTCACTGG ATGATGCAGAACCTGTTACTGGAGGAGGGGGGTCTGGTACAAGTAGAAAGCGTCAACCTCATGGTAGCAACTTATTCCAAATTCCAACCACAGAGTCCTGATTTCCTGGATATCACAAACCCGAAAGCAGT ACTAGAGAATGCTTTGAGGAACTTTGCTTGTCTGACCACCGGTGATGTAATTGCTATCAACTATAATGAAAAG ATCTATGAACTTCGTGTGATGGAGACCAAGCCAGACAAGGCGGTGTCCATCATTGAATGTGATATGAAT GTGGATTTTGATGCACCATTGGGTTACAAAGAACCAGAGAGACGTCTCCAGCACACAGAGGAGCCTGCA GAAGAGGTTGGAGACCCCAGCAGCTATGCAGACATGGATATGGGATTCAGA GCTTTCTCGGGCTCAGGAAACCGCCTTGATGGCAAAAAGAAGGGCATTGAGCCCAGCCCTGCCCCCATTGATCCGAGCGATATCAAAAG AGGGATCCCAAACTATGACTATAAGGTTGGGAGGATTACATTTATCAGAAACTCGCGCCCTCAGCCCAAGAAGGTGGATGAG GACGATACCATGAGTCGTTTTATTGCTTTTTCTGGAGAAGGACAATCACTGCGCAAGAAGGGCAGGAAACCCTGA
- the c2h22orf39 gene encoding synaptic plasticity regulator PANTS produces the protein MKISLITTAGKKIIRAGPVLSECLIGSYTMRLKCIRFRLTSKELPRMTATNAVWRPPRMCDDYWNEFNHCKSLWNRFYQYYTFGTIPACQQWKDDYKACREWEKRHNAEAKELLQQSERARVAAQSKFAPVWKLRQKPPEDWHLPLNQEKPEEP, from the exons ATGAAAATAAGCCTTATCACTACCgcgggaaaaaaaatcattaggGCGGGACCTGTACTTTCGGAGTGTTTGATTGGTAGTTACACCATGAGATTAAAATGCATCCGTTTCCGGTTGACAAGCAAGGAACTGCCGAGGATGACCGCTACGAATGCAGTGTGGAGG cccCCTCGAATGTGTGATGACTACTGGAATGAATTCAATCACTGCAAAAGCCTCTGGAATCGATTTTACCAGTACTACACTTTTGGTACGATCCCAGCCTGTCAGCAGTGGAAGGACGACTACAAAGCCTGTCGAGAATGGGAGAAGAGACATAATGCTGAGGCCAAG GAACTGCTACAGCAAAGTGAAAGAGCTAGGGTGGCAGCACAGAGTAAGTTTGCCCCAGTGTGGAAACTCCGACAGAAGCCCCCTGAAGACTGGCATTTACCTCTGAACCAGGAAAAGCCCGAGGAACCCTGA
- the mrpl40 gene encoding large ribosomal subunit protein mL40, whose translation MFVSVGTTLTRVLLHQSTTTCILTAQPANIRLNHWFPSLLAVKTSTPVRAEPTKKKKKVDPKRDVEARERLKKKLKRMEKVPPELIPIEDFIVPSKYLDEIRVRSPPQLLSEESERRALLLKDWARYKQAQHKEEMQAIAQALDAQQEALKELRLESEELYEAAIQRDPELVPFLNQGPSHTPPITNYQAPEGKYNDITKVYVQ comes from the exons ATGTTCGTCTCTGTGGGCACTACACTAACGAGGGTATTGTTGCACCAAAGTACGACGACATG CATATTAACAGCTCAGCCAGCAAACATTAGGCTCAATCACTGGTTTCCATCTTTACTTGCAGTGAAGACCTCTACTCCTGTAAG AGCAGAGCCCactaagaagaagaaaaaagtaGACCCAAAACGAGATGTAGAGGCCAGAGAACGTCTCAAGAAAAAGCTCAAAAGAATGGAAAAAGTCCCTCCGGAACTTATACCTATTGAAGATTTTATTGTACCATCCAAGTACCTTGACGAGATCAG AGTGCGATCCCCACCGCAACTGTTGTCAGAGGAGAGCGAGCGCAGGGCGCTGCTGCTGAAGGACTGGGCCCGGTACAAGCAGGCTCAGCACAAGGAAGAGATGCAAGCTATTGCTCAGGCTCTGGATGCACAGCAGGAAGCACTGAAGGAGCTGCGGCTGGAGTCCGAGGAGCTGTATGAGGCTGCCATCCAACGAGACCCAGAGCTTGTCCCTTTTCTAAACCAGGGACCCAGCCACACACCACCAATAACAAACTACCAAGCACCAGAAGGCAAATATAATGATATTACCAAGGTTTATGTGCAATAA